In Vigna unguiculata cultivar IT97K-499-35 chromosome 3, ASM411807v1, whole genome shotgun sequence, a single genomic region encodes these proteins:
- the LOC114177841 gene encoding heavy metal-associated isoprenylated plant protein 19 produces MGKNKTFEQNKLITVEYKVAMYCNECERIVAKTIIKCKGVEKFITDMNKNRVVVTGRIDPMKVKKKLKKKTGKRVEIVCNKDEEEAKDESHESDKLVVMYQFALENDCCVETEAMMIFSDENPHACALM; encoded by the exons ATGGGCAAGAACAAAACATTTGAacaaaacaaactaataacaGTAGAATACAAGGTCGCAATGTACTGCAACGAGTGTGAAAGAATCGTTGCCAAAACCATCATCAAGTGTAAAG GAGTGGAAAAGTTCATCACCGACATGAACAAAAACCGGGTGGTGGTAACAGGTCGGATTGATCCCatgaaagtaaagaaaaaacttaagaAGAAAACGGGAAAGAGAGTGGAGATTGTGTGTAACAAGGATGAAGAAGAGGCAAAAGATGAATCGCATGAATCTGATAAACTTGTCGTAATGTATCAGTTCGCACTTGAAAATGATTGTTGCGTAGAGACCGAAGCCATGATGATATTCAGCGATGAGAATCCACATGCATGTGCACTAATGTAA
- the LOC114177840 gene encoding probable 1-deoxy-D-xylulose-5-phosphate synthase, chloroplastic — protein MDLYALSSYPSFLTRTAPSDSRTSLPLPSHSQRGLHFPPHSQHTHRLNQTKKISSGVYASMSESGEYYSQRPPTPLLDTINYPVHMKNLSTKELKQLADELRSDVIFSVSRTGGHLGSSLGVVELTVALHYVFNAPMDRILWDVGHQSYPHKILTGRRDKMHTMRQTNGLSGFTKRSESEYDCFGTGHSSTTISAGLGMAVGRDLKGRKNNVVAVIGDGAMTAGQAYEAMNNAGYLDSDMIVILNDNKQVSLPTATLDGPIPPVGALSSALSRLQSNRPLRELREVAKGVTKRIGGPMHELAAKVDEYARGMISGSGSTLFEELGLYYIGPVDGHNIDDLVAILNEVKSTKITGPVLIHVITEKGRGYPYAEKAADKYHGVTKFDPPTGKQFKSKAATQSYTTYFAEALIAEAEADKDIIAIHAAMGGGTGMNIFHRRFPSRCFDVGIAEQHAVTFAAGLACEGLKPFCAIYSSFMQRAYDQVVHDVDLQKLPVRFAMDRAGLVGADGPTHCGSFDVTFMACLPNMVVMAPSDEAELFHMVATAAAINDRPSCFRYPRGNGIGAELPTGNKGTPLEIGKGRVLIEGERVALLGYGSAVQNCLAAASLVERHGLRLTVADARFCKPLDCSLIRRLAKSHEVLITVEEGSIGGFGSHVAQFMALDGLLDGKLKWRPIVLPDRYIDHGSPADQLFMAGLTPSSIAATVFNILGQTREALEVIS, from the exons ATGGATCTCTACGCGCTCTCTTCCTACCCTTCTTTTCTTACCCGAACCGCACCTTCTGATTCTCGTACATCACTTCCTCTTCCTTCTCACTCTCAACGGGGCCTCCATTTCCCTCCTCACTCTCAACACACCCACAGGCTCAACCAG ACGAAGAAAATATCAAGTGGGGTTTATGCATCAATGTCAGAGAGTGGGGAGTACTATTCCCAGAGACCGCCAACTCCTCTTCTTGACACTATAAACTATCCAGTTCATATGAAAAATCTCTCTACCAAG GAACTGAAGCAACTAGCGGATGAACTGCGTTCTGACGTTATTTTCAGTGTTTCTAGAACCGGGGGGCATTTGGGCTCAAGCCTTGGTGTTGTGGAACTCACTGTTGCCCTCCACTATGTCTTCAATGCCCCTATGGACAGGATACTGTGGGACGTTGGTCACCAG TCTTACCCACATAAGATACTCACTGGTAGGAGGGACAAGATGCATACCATGAGGCAGACAAATGGGTTATCTGGGTTCACCAAGCGTTCTGAGAGTGAATATGATTGTTTTGGCACTGGTCACAGCTCAACCACTATTTCAGCAGGACTTG GAATGGCTGTTGGGAGAGATCTGAAGGGAAGAAAGAATAACGTGGTTGCTGTTATCGGTGATGGTGCCATGACAGCAGGGCAAGCTTATGAAGCCATGAACAATGCTGGATATCTTGATTCTGATATGATTGTTATTCTGAATGACAACAAACAGGTCTCTTTGCCCACTGCCACTCTTGATGGACCCATACCACCTGTAGGAGCTTTGAGCAGTGCTCTCAGTAGATTACAATCAAATAGGCCTCTTAGAGAATTGAGAGAGGTTGCCAAG GGTGTTACTAAACGAATTGGCGGTCCTATGCATGAATTGGCTGCAAAAGTTGACGAGTATGCTCGTGGCATGATCAGTGGTTCTGGATCAACGCTCTTTGAAGAGCTTGGACTCTACTATATTGGTCCTGTTGATGGTCATAACATAGATGATCTTGTTGCCATTCTTAATGAAGTGAAAAGTACTAAAATAACTGGTCCTGTACTGATCCATGTTATCACTGAAAAAGGCCGCGGATACCCATACGCAGAAAAGGCAGCAGACAAGTACCATG GAGTTACCAAGTTTGACCCACCAACTGGGAAGCAATTCAAATCCAAGGCTGCAACTCAGTCTTACACCACATACTTTGCAGAGGCCTTGATTGCAGAAGCCGAAGCTGACAAAGACATTATTGCAATCCATGCTGCTATGGGAGGTGGAACTGGCATGAATATCTTCCATCGCCGTTTCCCATCAAGATGCTTTGACGTGGGGATAGCAGAACAGCATGCTGTTACATTTGCTGCGGGTTTGGCTTGTGAAGGTCTTAAGCCTTTCTGTGCAATCTACTCATCATTCATGCAGAGGGCTTATGACCAG GTGGTGCATGATGTTGACTTACAAAAGCTGCCTGTAAGGTTTGCAATGGACAGAGCTGGATTAGTTGGAGCAGATGGTCCCACACATTGTGGTTCCTTTGATGTCACATTTATGGCATGCCTCCCTAACATGGTGGTCATGGCTCCTTCTGATGAAGCCGAACTTTTCCACATGGTTGCCACTGCAGCAGCAATCAATGACCGACCTAGTTGTTTCCGATACCCAAGGGGAAATGGCATTGGTGCTGAACTACCAACCGGAAATAAAGGAACTCCCCTTGAG ATTGGGAAAGGAAGGGTACTGATAGAAGGGGAAAGAGTGGCTCTTTTGGGCTATGGATCGGCTGTTCAAAACTGTTTGGCTGCTGCTTCATTGGTTGAACGTCATGGCTTGCGCTTAACAGTTGCTGATGCACGCTTCTGTAAGCCACTGGATTGTTCACTGATTCGCAGGCTGGCAAAATCACATGAGGTTTTGATCACAGTAGAAGAAGGATCTATTGGAGGATTTGGTTCTCACGTTGCTCAGTTCATGGCCCTTGATGGCCTTCTGGATGGCAAATTGAAG TGGAGGCCAATAGTCCTTCCGGATCGCTATATTGACCATGGATCACCTGCGGACCAATTGTTTATGGCCGGTCTTACACCATCTAGCATAGCAGCAACAGTGTTCAATATACTTGGACAAACAAGAGAAGCACTAGAGGTCATCTCATAA